Within the Alteromonas sp. M12 genome, the region ACCCCTTGCTTATTCAGCATCTCTCTGGCTTCTATTTGATGTTTATTCACTCTTTCAAGTAAGGTAATGCCACACTGCAGCCCATTGTCCAAGGCTTTTTGTGTTAACAAATACAATTCTCTAATTAGTGATGCTTTCCAATCGTTCCAAAGATTATTATTGGTTGCGCGAATATCTGCTAACGTCAGTGCGTATAAATGTTTTAAATGATTTTGACTTTTTACTGCTCGAGCGAATTCACCAATAATTTCAGGATCATAGATATCTCTACGCTGAGCAACTACTGACATGAGAAGGTGGTTTTCTACCAACCAGCGAATTAGCTCAGCGTCGTCCCCGTCGATGCCATGAGACTCACAAAAAGTGACCACATCCGCTGCCCCTAATACCGAGTGATCGCCATTTCTACCTTTACCAATATCATGGAAAATAGCGGCTAAGTATAAGAGTTCTGGCTTATCCGTTTCCCTCACGATCTTTTTACAGCGGGGGAATTCTCTGTTTTCGTCACTGTGATAACTATAAACATGTTTAACCAGTCTATGGGTGTGTTCATCCACAGTGTACGCATGAAACAAGTCAAATTGCATCATGCCTACAATATTATCCCACTGTGGCAGATATGCCTGAAGGATTCCGTGTTTATGCATTAAATCCCAGCCCAACCCAAAGAAGTTAGGATGTTGCATAAGTTGCATAAACAATTTACGGCATTCAGGTATCTCACAATAATATTGGCTATTAAACTTTCTGCGCGCATTGCGAAGTTGACGTAAACAGCTAGAGTGCAACCCTGTGCAATCTGGCGTATTGGCAATTAATAACAAAAATGACAGGATATCTTCGGGGGATTTAAAAACGTCGTCATGCAGCGGACTGATTAAGCCATCTAATAACTCATAATTGTCATCTATAAGGTGATGGTTTTTAACCTTTAACTCTAAGATATCTTGTTTGAAATATTGCAGTAACATGCCATTAAGTTCAGACACTCTTCGCACAGTTCGAAAAAATGACTTCATCATTCTTTCAACAGCTTGTTTTCCTTCACCATAACCTAGACGTTCTGCTACGTCGGTCTGATAATCAAATAATAGCCGGTTTTCACTGCGACCTGATATCAAATGTAACGCAAATCGAATTTGCCAGAGATGAGAGCGAGATTCAATTAGCTCTGCCCATTCACCCTCGGTGAAATAACCGTGGTCAACTAATTCATGGCCATTCCAAACATTAAAGTGTTGTTTAGCTACCCAACCAATAGATTGGATATCCCGCAAACAGCCTGGATTTTCTTTAACGTTTGGTTCTAAGTTATAGGAGGTGTCGTTGAATTTTCTGTGACGTTCTATTTGTTCTTCATATTTGGCAGTGAAAAAATCTTTACTTGACCAATACCCTTTGCCTTTTATCTTCTTTTGCAAGGTTTCAAAGCTGGATTCGCTGCCTACCAGTAATCTGGACTCAACCAAGTTGGTTGCTATGGTGGTGTCTGCCTTGGCTAAATTAAAGGTTTCTTTGATTGTGCGTACAGACTGACCAACATCTAACTTGATATCCCACAAGAAGGTGATGAAAATACTGACTTTTTCTTGCAACTTAGCATTGATGGTTTTATCACTGAGAATCAGCAGGTCCACATCAGAGTGCGGTTGAAGTTGGCCACGGCCATAACCACCAACGGCAACTAAGGCTAAACCTTTTTGATCATTTAGACCAACCAAGTTCCAAGCACGCAAAAGCAAAGCATCGATGAAAACAGCTCTTTCGTGAACCAGTTGGTCAACCGGCACTTTTGTGAATTCCTGAGATAACCAATCTACGCTATCAGTTACACATTTTTTGAAACTGCTAATGTCATTTATGTCAGTAATTTTCTGGATATTTTCAATGAGCTGATCTAATGACAAATGTAGTACCTCTAAAAGCTGTTTTAGACAACGAGACGCAATGCAAACACGAACAAATACAATTTATATTATAAAATCAAAGTGTCCATTAAGCGCAGTGGTATAGCAAATAACTAATTCACGTTAGTCATAATCATTATTCATAAGTAAAAACATGCTGAATTAATGACTTATCACTCTATCAATGGTTTCGTCGTCTCTAAGAGTGAGAATTTCCACACCATCCTTGGTGACTAATAAAGTGTGTTCCCACTGTGCGCTCAAACTACGGTCTTTGGTAACCACAGTCCATTGGTCGGGCAGGATCTTCGAATAACGTTTACCGGCGTTAACCATTGGCTCAATGGTTAAACACATGCCTTCTAACAATTCAACGCCGGTATTAGGTCGGCCATAATGAACCACTTGTGGTTCTTCATGAAAGTTTGCACCAATACCATGACCACAATATTCTCTCACAATGGAATAATTGTGCTTTTCTGCGTGTTGCTGAATGACATGTCCAATATCGCCCAATCGTGCCCCTGGTTTTACAAGTTCAATGCCTTTGTACAAACATTCTTGGGTCACTCTAATTAAGCGCTCAGCTAAAATGCTGGGTTTACCTACCACAAACATTTTTGATGTATCACCGTGATAACCATCTTTAATCACAGTCACATCAATATTGATGGTATCTCCGTCTTTTAACTTTTTGTCTGAAGGAATGCCATGGCAAATAACATGATTGACCGAAGTACAAATAGATTTTGGGAAGGGAGGATGCCCATAATTCAAAGGAGCAGGAATACATTGCTGTTCATTGACAATATAATCATGACAGATTTGATTGAGTTCATTAGTGGTGACACCCTTTTTAACGTAGGGGCCAATCATTTGTAAAACATCAGCGGCTAATCTACCCGCTACTCGCATTTTCTCAATTTCATCTGGAGTTTTAATCGTGATTGTCAATTTTGCATCCTAAAAAAATAACTCAAAGCAATAATGAGGCGAATTGTATCTTTTAAGCCTAAAAATGTATAGATGACAAAAAGAATTGCCGGTTTACTTCATTTGCAATGACGAACATGCAGATATAGCCCTTTTTACTTGCGTGAAGTAGGCCCGCATGGTATAAAGCGCACCGCAAATTCAATAGCATTATTTTAGTGCTTAGAATTAAAGCGAAATTAACTAAATAACACACATACATCGACACATTTGTCGGGGTGTCTGTTTCGGGTTTGCCGCCTGAACGGATCGATAGATGGGATGTATGGAGGCCTAACCCCAATTTGAGGAAATTAATAATGGCAAACGTATCTATGCGTGACATGCTCCAGGCGGGCGTGCACTTCGGTCACCAGACTCGTTACTGGAACCCCAAAATGAAACCTTTCATCTTTGGTGCTCGTAACAAAGTTCATATCATCAACCTTGAAAAAACAGTACCTTTGTTTAATGAAGCATTGAACTACATTAGTAGTGTATCTTCTAAAAAAGGTAAAGTTCTTTTCGTAGGAACTAAACGCGCAGCTAGCGACGCAGTTAAAGAAGCAGCACAGAAATGTGACCAATTCTACGTTAACAAGCGTTGGTTAGGTGGAATGTTGACTAACTGGAAAACAGTTCGTCAATCAATCAAGCGTTTGAAAGAGCTAGAGCAACAGTCTCAAGATGGCACTTTCGAAAAGTTGACCAAAAAAGAAGTATTAATGCTTCAACGTGAAATGACCAAGCTAGAAAGTAGCTTAGGTGGTATCAAAGATATGGGCGGTCTTCCAGACTGTTTATTCGTTGTTGATGCAGATCACGAGCACATTGCAATCACTGAAGCACGTAACTTGGGAATCCCAGTTATTTCAGTAGTTGATACTAACTCTAATCCAGATGGTGTTGATTACATCATTCCTGGTAACGACGATGCTATTCGTGCGGTTCAATTGTACTTAAACGCTGCAGCTGATGCTGTTAGCCAAGGTCGCGAGCAAAACCTTGAAGTACAAGCTGAGCAAGACGATTTCGTTGAAGCAGCTGAGTAATTAAAAAGCCGCGACTTTCTTGTCGCGGCCTTGTCATTTTTTTGTGACGTTAGTTCAATAGAATGGCAAACATCTCATCAGGGGCGGTAATTATTTACGGCCCCTGTTTCTTAAGTTAAGAACTATTTATAAATGCTGAGGAAACCAAAATGGCAGTGACAGCAGCCCTAGTAAAAGAACTTCGTGAGCGCACCGGCGCCGGCATGTTGGATTGTAAAAAAGCATTGGTAGAAACCGACGGTGATGTCGAGCTAGCAATTGAAAATATGCGTAAATCTGGTCAAGCAAAAGCGGCTAAAAAAGCAGGTCGTATTGCAGCTGAAGGCGTGATCATGACTAAAGTTGCTAACGGTGTAGCAACTATGATGGAAATTAACAGTGAAACTGATTTCGTTGCTCGTGACGAAGGTTTCTTAGCTTTTGCTAACAAATTAGTTGATGTAGCTTCTGCAAACAAAATTAACGACATGGATGCGCTAAATAGCAGCGAAATCGATGGCGTTACTGTTGCTGATGCTCGTGACACACTAGTAGCAAAAATCGGCGAAAACATTTCTCCTCGTCGTGTTATTTCTGTTGAAGGCGACAACCTAGGTGCATACGTGCACGGTGGTCGTATCGGCGTAATCGCTATTTTGAATGGCGGTGATGAAGATTTGGCAAAAGACATTGCAATGCATATTGCAGCGGCTAGCCCACAATTCGTGAAGCCTGAAGATGTACCTGCAGAAGTTGTTGCGAAAGAAAAAGAAATTCAACTTGAAATCGCAATGCAATCTGGCAAGCCAGCTGATATCGCTGAAAAAATGGTTATCGGCCGTATGAAGAAATTCACTGGCGAAGTTAGTTTGACAGGTCAGCCTTTCGTTAAAGATCCTTCTAACACTGTTGGTCAACTTTTGAAATCTAAAGGTGCTGACGTGATTAACTTCGTTCGTTTCGAAGTTGGTGAAGGTATCGAGAAGAAAGAAGAAGATTTCGCGGCTGAAGTTGCTGCACAAATGGCAGCTGCTAAGAAATAATTGAGCCTTTCGCTTTTGCGTAAAGCCAATGTCATATAAACTATCGGCACCTCAAAATGAGGTGCCTTTTTATATGTACTATTTACGCGGATAAATTTAGTGGGTTTGAGCCCAATATCCAATAACGAAGGAATAGCCAATAAATGAGTATCGCACCAAAATCTGCATATCGAAGAATTCTGCTAAAGTTAAGTGGTGAAGCCCTAATGGGTGAAGAAGGATTCGGTATCGACCCCAAAGTTCTAGATAGAATGGCCCAAGAAATCAAAGAGTTGGTTGAAATGGGTGTGCAAGTAGGATTAGTAATTGGTGGCGGAAATTTATTTCGCGGTGAAGGGTTAGCAAAAGCTGGAATGAATCGTGTCGTGGGCGACCACATGGGTATGTTAGCCACGGTCATGAACGGTTTAGCCATGCGTGACGCTTTGCACCGAGCATTTGTTAATGCACGTTTAATGTCAGCCATACCGCTTAATGGTGTCTGTGATGCTTACAATTGGACTGAAGCCATTAGTCTTTTAAAGTCAGGACGCGTAGTCATTTTCTCTGCTGGTACAGGCAATCCATTTTTTACCACTGACTCTGCAGCCTGTTTACGAGGCATTGAAATAGAAGCCGACGCAGTACTTAAAGGTACTAAAGTGGATGGCGTTTATAATGATGATCCAGTCACAAATCCAGACGCTGTATTACTTAAAAACGTAAGTTATCAAGAAGTTCTGGAAAAAGAACTTAAGGTTATGGACTTAGCTGCTTTTACTTTGGCACGGGATCATAGCTTGCCTATTCGCGTCTACAACATGAATAAACCGGGCGTTTTACGCCGTGTTGTTTTGGGTGAAGACGAAGGGACTACAATTTCCCATCAAGGCACAAACAATCAATAACAACGATTTAAAAAACGATTAGTAAAATAAGAATTAGGGAGATTGCAGTGATAAATGATATTCATGATGATGCAAAACAACGCATGGAAAAAAGCATCAGTGCACTGAAAAGCCAATTAAGTAAAATTAGAACTGGCCGCGCTCATCCAGCGCTTTTAGATAACATTATGGTGCCATATTATGGCGCTGATACCCCTTTAAAGCAGCTAGCTAATATTTTTGCCGAAGATGCCAGAACATTGGCACTTACTGTGTTTGATAAAAGTGCCGCCGCCGCTGTCGAAAAGGCCATTATGCAATCTGACCTAGGATTAAATCCTATGAGTTCAGGTGCTGCTATTCGTATTCCTTTACCACCGTTGACTGAAGAGCGTCGTAAAGACCTTATCAAAGTGGTACGAAGCGAAGCTGAGCAAGGTCGTGTTGCCGTGCGTAATATTCGTCGCGATGCTAATGCCGATATCAAAGAATTGGTGAAAGAAAAAGAATTAGGCGAAGATGAAGGTCGTAAAGGCGAAGAGTTAATTCAAAAATTAACTGACGAATTCGTTAAAACCATCGATAGCGCATTACAAGATAAAGAAAAAGAGTTGATGGAAATTTAACCCTTTTTGGTTAATTCCTTTTACCTTATGAGTAATCTAAATATCCCAAAACATGTTGCTATCATTATGGATGGCAACGGCCGTTGGGCAAAAAAGAAAGGTAAGATCCGCACTTTCGGGCATAAAGCTGGTGTTGAGTCTGTGCGATCTGCCGTTCGTTTTGCTCGTCAAAATGGCATAGAGTCTCTTACCTTATTTGCATTTAGCAGCGAAAACTGGAATCGTCCTGCAGAAGAAGTCGGCGTTTTAATGGACTTGTTCAATTTTGTGCTAAATAGCGAAGCCAAGAAACTGAACAAAAACGACGTGCGTCTAAAAGTCATTGGTGATACATCACGATTTGACAACAAGTTAGTCGAAAAAATTAATAAAGCGGAAAAGTTAACTGAGCATAATGGTGCGTTAGTTCTCAATATTGCTGCCAATTACGGTGGTCGTTGGGATATATTGAATGCGGCCAAATCATTTGCAAAACAAGCTGTTAGCCAAGACTTGGATATTGATAGTGTAGACGAAACTGATTTTAATCAGTTTATGTCGCTTGCTGGTCAACCTGAACTAGATTTGCTCATTCGCAC harbors:
- the map gene encoding type I methionyl aminopeptidase, which codes for MTITIKTPDEIEKMRVAGRLAADVLQMIGPYVKKGVTTNELNQICHDYIVNEQQCIPAPLNYGHPPFPKSICTSVNHVICHGIPSDKKLKDGDTINIDVTVIKDGYHGDTSKMFVVGKPSILAERLIRVTQECLYKGIELVKPGARLGDIGHVIQQHAEKHNYSIVREYCGHGIGANFHEEPQVVHYGRPNTGVELLEGMCLTIEPMVNAGKRYSKILPDQWTVVTKDRSLSAQWEHTLLVTKDGVEILTLRDDETIDRVISH
- the glnD gene encoding [protein-PII] uridylyltransferase codes for the protein MSLDQLIENIQKITDINDISSFKKCVTDSVDWLSQEFTKVPVDQLVHERAVFIDALLLRAWNLVGLNDQKGLALVAVGGYGRGQLQPHSDVDLLILSDKTINAKLQEKVSIFITFLWDIKLDVGQSVRTIKETFNLAKADTTIATNLVESRLLVGSESSFETLQKKIKGKGYWSSKDFFTAKYEEQIERHRKFNDTSYNLEPNVKENPGCLRDIQSIGWVAKQHFNVWNGHELVDHGYFTEGEWAELIESRSHLWQIRFALHLISGRSENRLLFDYQTDVAERLGYGEGKQAVERMMKSFFRTVRRVSELNGMLLQYFKQDILELKVKNHHLIDDNYELLDGLISPLHDDVFKSPEDILSFLLLIANTPDCTGLHSSCLRQLRNARRKFNSQYYCEIPECRKLFMQLMQHPNFFGLGWDLMHKHGILQAYLPQWDNIVGMMQFDLFHAYTVDEHTHRLVKHVYSYHSDENREFPRCKKIVRETDKPELLYLAAIFHDIGKGRNGDHSVLGAADVVTFCESHGIDGDDAELIRWLVENHLLMSVVAQRRDIYDPEIIGEFARAVKSQNHLKHLYALTLADIRATNNNLWNDWKASLIRELYLLTQKALDNGLQCGITLLERVNKHQIEAREMLNKQGVTAAEIDQFWHRLNNDYFARFSPMQLAWHANEVAKAESKDENSLTIALNDTTAKAGTELLVYGKNRPALFAQIASVLDSRNCSIHDAQITITNDGYVFDSFILLEQDGSRISSPSRLKSLVEAIEDQLAKPGREHNNRRKMSRRMKQLDVATKVRFYQSNSEVTMVELEALDAPGLLAKVGHLFVELNLTLHMAKISTIGERAEDLFIIANEQDQALTTEQQVQLKKRLTQLLDQPSTSGEACQS
- the frr gene encoding ribosome recycling factor is translated as MINDIHDDAKQRMEKSISALKSQLSKIRTGRAHPALLDNIMVPYYGADTPLKQLANIFAEDARTLALTVFDKSAAAAVEKAIMQSDLGLNPMSSGAAIRIPLPPLTEERRKDLIKVVRSEAEQGRVAVRNIRRDANADIKELVKEKELGEDEGRKGEELIQKLTDEFVKTIDSALQDKEKELMEI
- the pyrH gene encoding UMP kinase, with translation MSIAPKSAYRRILLKLSGEALMGEEGFGIDPKVLDRMAQEIKELVEMGVQVGLVIGGGNLFRGEGLAKAGMNRVVGDHMGMLATVMNGLAMRDALHRAFVNARLMSAIPLNGVCDAYNWTEAISLLKSGRVVIFSAGTGNPFFTTDSAACLRGIEIEADAVLKGTKVDGVYNDDPVTNPDAVLLKNVSYQEVLEKELKVMDLAAFTLARDHSLPIRVYNMNKPGVLRRVVLGEDEGTTISHQGTNNQ
- the uppS gene encoding polyprenyl diphosphate synthase; its protein translation is MSNLNIPKHVAIIMDGNGRWAKKKGKIRTFGHKAGVESVRSAVRFARQNGIESLTLFAFSSENWNRPAEEVGVLMDLFNFVLNSEAKKLNKNDVRLKVIGDTSRFDNKLVEKINKAEKLTEHNGALVLNIAANYGGRWDILNAAKSFAKQAVSQDLDIDSVDETDFNQFMSLAGQPELDLLIRTGGEHRISNFLMWQCAYAELYFTDTLWPDFDEQAFQLAVNDYSDRQRRFGMTGEQVETK
- the rpsB gene encoding 30S ribosomal protein S2, translated to MANVSMRDMLQAGVHFGHQTRYWNPKMKPFIFGARNKVHIINLEKTVPLFNEALNYISSVSSKKGKVLFVGTKRAASDAVKEAAQKCDQFYVNKRWLGGMLTNWKTVRQSIKRLKELEQQSQDGTFEKLTKKEVLMLQREMTKLESSLGGIKDMGGLPDCLFVVDADHEHIAITEARNLGIPVISVVDTNSNPDGVDYIIPGNDDAIRAVQLYLNAAADAVSQGREQNLEVQAEQDDFVEAAE
- the tsf gene encoding translation elongation factor Ts, encoding MAVTAALVKELRERTGAGMLDCKKALVETDGDVELAIENMRKSGQAKAAKKAGRIAAEGVIMTKVANGVATMMEINSETDFVARDEGFLAFANKLVDVASANKINDMDALNSSEIDGVTVADARDTLVAKIGENISPRRVISVEGDNLGAYVHGGRIGVIAILNGGDEDLAKDIAMHIAAASPQFVKPEDVPAEVVAKEKEIQLEIAMQSGKPADIAEKMVIGRMKKFTGEVSLTGQPFVKDPSNTVGQLLKSKGADVINFVRFEVGEGIEKKEEDFAAEVAAQMAAAKK